A genomic region of Microlunatus sagamiharensis contains the following coding sequences:
- a CDS encoding DUF4391 domain-containing protein gives MTSVVEHVGTNLIQWPEAAKVDRVIPKERLYTEASAGTALRQRFVDEVQRVRWAYKLGEESLRLAPSETVTEIQVFVLDLKGSSLDNSVLASIDKAIPSQIIFELRREDGLWMEQVMAAAYKRADGKAKGTDYFRTGWIDSDQSRDPLPAALNMDGLYSQLLGRLLPHPIRPAEELSDALDRMGRARKLIREVAALEKKLRAEPQLNRKIEIRRQIKERAAVLTELTDPVPNNKE, from the coding sequence GTGACCTCGGTGGTTGAGCATGTCGGAACCAACCTGATTCAGTGGCCCGAGGCGGCGAAGGTGGACCGGGTCATTCCGAAGGAGCGCCTGTACACCGAGGCCAGCGCCGGCACGGCTCTCAGGCAACGGTTCGTCGACGAGGTCCAGCGTGTTCGCTGGGCCTACAAGCTCGGCGAGGAGTCGTTACGTCTGGCGCCCAGCGAGACCGTCACCGAGATCCAAGTCTTCGTCCTCGACTTGAAGGGCTCGAGCCTCGACAACTCCGTGCTCGCATCCATCGACAAGGCGATCCCGAGCCAGATCATCTTCGAGCTGCGGCGCGAGGACGGTCTGTGGATGGAGCAGGTGATGGCTGCGGCCTACAAGCGTGCCGACGGCAAGGCCAAGGGCACTGACTACTTCCGCACTGGCTGGATCGACTCTGACCAATCGCGTGACCCGCTGCCCGCCGCCCTCAACATGGACGGCCTGTACAGCCAACTTCTGGGACGCCTGCTCCCGCACCCCATCAGGCCGGCCGAGGAACTGTCGGACGCCCTCGACAGGATGGGACGTGCTCGCAAGCTCATTCGCGAGGTCGCCGCGCTGGAAAAGAAGCTGCGCGCCGAACCCCAGCTGAATCGCAAGATCGAGATCCGCAGGCAGATCAAGGAACGCGCCGCCGTGCTCACCGAGCTGACCGACCCCGTACCGAACAACAAGGAATGA
- a CDS encoding cupin domain-containing protein yields the protein MTDVVVPSTEVARRTIRRTDWVAENAAFIDCRTPGSDRKSNYAFIGPGVSQNSKQFINLSEPHGYNVGAAGMPNGVNNNLHLHFTAEVFINFSGEFRIRWGVDGKAGEYVSGDGDIISVPSWIFRGFTNEGPDEGLLLTVLGQDVTGGIIWGPSVLKEAESYGLHLTADNRLIDTVAGDELPPDVPLIKPMKQEYIDELTPYSVEEMRGRVTAPSDRKYSSRGLLCQSLPGGNGSLALVIGYGMSEDRRQVPRLHEPHSFNMAWLKATPGEGMLRHRHNASSTLLVKSGTWRVTLNEGEAEESVDLGPQDMLSVLPGSWRRIELLEAGDDAAEDGTGELLVVNAGDGRVRLEWAPEVVEAAFDAGWMLDPNGYLAPVAVLVTATEDD from the coding sequence ATGACCGACGTGGTCGTCCCCTCCACCGAGGTGGCCCGACGGACCATCCGGCGCACCGACTGGGTCGCCGAGAACGCCGCCTTCATCGACTGCCGCACCCCGGGCTCGGACCGCAAGTCCAACTACGCCTTCATCGGCCCGGGCGTCTCGCAGAACAGCAAGCAGTTCATCAACCTCTCCGAGCCGCACGGCTACAACGTCGGCGCCGCCGGCATGCCCAACGGCGTCAACAACAACCTGCACCTGCACTTCACCGCCGAGGTCTTCATCAACTTCAGCGGTGAGTTCCGGATCCGGTGGGGCGTCGACGGCAAGGCGGGGGAGTACGTCTCCGGCGACGGCGACATCATCTCGGTGCCTTCGTGGATCTTCCGCGGATTCACGAACGAGGGGCCGGACGAGGGCCTCCTGCTCACCGTGCTCGGCCAGGACGTCACCGGCGGCATCATCTGGGGTCCGTCCGTGCTCAAGGAGGCCGAGTCGTACGGCCTGCACCTCACCGCCGACAACCGCCTGATCGACACCGTCGCCGGCGACGAGCTGCCGCCGGACGTCCCGCTGATCAAGCCGATGAAGCAGGAGTACATCGACGAGCTGACGCCGTACTCCGTCGAGGAGATGCGCGGCCGCGTCACCGCGCCGTCCGACCGGAAGTACTCCTCCCGCGGGCTCCTGTGCCAGTCGCTGCCGGGTGGCAACGGGTCCCTCGCGTTGGTGATCGGCTACGGCATGAGCGAGGACCGCCGCCAGGTCCCGCGCCTGCACGAGCCGCACTCCTTCAACATGGCATGGCTCAAGGCCACCCCGGGCGAAGGCATGCTGCGCCACCGCCACAACGCGTCGTCGACGCTGCTCGTGAAGTCGGGCACCTGGCGCGTGACGCTCAACGAGGGGGAGGCCGAGGAGTCGGTGGATCTGGGTCCGCAGGACATGCTGTCCGTCCTGCCCGGCTCGTGGCGCCGCATCGAGCTCCTCGAGGCCGGCGACGACGCCGCGGAGGACGGGACCGGCGAGCTGCTGGTTGTCAACGCCGGCGACGGCCGCGTCCGCCTCGAGTGGGCACCCGAAGTCGTCGAGGCCGCCTTCGACGCCGGCTGGATGCTCGACCCGAACGGCTACCTCGCCCCCGTCGCCGTCCTCGTTACCGCCACCGAGGACGACTGA
- a CDS encoding nuclear transport factor 2 family protein: MPLDPIAYKPYADPDDFIREVTDLIWVDRAIGHIYENYEPDAIVHGSYGTSVGVEEVVQGSLMRISATPDRVGQAEDVVWEARGEDAFLSSHLVLSVDQSTDFISRTIANCLYRRGRMVEEWVVRDSLAICQQLGQDPDEVARVKPFIGYSGSMTEPAPQNVLAVGDSGERPDEYRAEAQMVLEFIDRVWNRRDLNAVEHYWIRDLVLHTIGYRTFTRPEGYRRALLKMLQPFPGGRFEVRDVQTHYAVRYAGLRVAVTWVYKGDYNGADDFGPLTGTPVEILGVSQFLVQDGRLVREVRVYDEIAVRSQIHNRRGDSTYASTNIY, translated from the coding sequence ATGCCGCTCGACCCGATCGCGTACAAGCCGTACGCAGATCCGGACGACTTCATCCGCGAGGTGACCGACCTGATCTGGGTCGACCGCGCGATCGGCCACATCTACGAGAACTACGAGCCGGACGCGATCGTCCACGGCTCGTACGGCACCTCGGTCGGGGTCGAGGAGGTGGTGCAGGGCAGCCTCATGCGGATCTCGGCGACGCCCGACCGCGTCGGGCAGGCCGAGGACGTGGTGTGGGAGGCGCGCGGCGAGGACGCGTTCCTCAGCTCCCACCTGGTGCTCTCCGTCGACCAGAGCACCGACTTCATCAGCCGAACCATCGCCAACTGCCTCTACCGCCGCGGCCGCATGGTCGAGGAGTGGGTGGTGCGCGACTCGCTGGCCATCTGCCAGCAGCTCGGGCAGGACCCCGACGAGGTGGCCCGCGTGAAGCCGTTCATCGGCTACTCCGGCAGCATGACCGAGCCGGCGCCGCAGAACGTCCTGGCCGTCGGGGACTCCGGCGAGCGTCCGGACGAGTACCGCGCCGAGGCCCAGATGGTCCTGGAGTTCATCGACCGGGTCTGGAACCGCCGCGACCTCAACGCCGTCGAGCACTACTGGATCCGCGACCTCGTGCTCCACACGATCGGCTACCGCACGTTCACGCGTCCCGAGGGCTACCGCCGGGCGCTGCTGAAGATGCTCCAGCCGTTCCCGGGCGGGCGCTTCGAGGTGCGGGACGTCCAGACGCACTACGCCGTCCGCTACGCCGGCCTCCGCGTCGCCGTCACCTGGGTCTACAAGGGCGACTACAACGGTGCCGACGACTTCGGCCCGCTCACCGGCACGCCGGTCGAGATCCTCGGTGTCTCGCAGTTCCTCGTGCAGGACGGCCGGCTTGTCCGCGAGGTGCGCGTCTACGACGAGATCGCCGTGCGAAGCCAGATCCACAACCGGCGGGGTGACAGCACCTACGCCAGCACGAACATCTACTGA
- a CDS encoding site-specific DNA-methyltransferase, which produces MDKLKMHSPDLTQRNIEQIAELFPTVVTETLDADGNPARAVDFDALRQELSDHVVEGPQERYQLDWPGKRAAAFAANAPIAKTLRPMREESVDFDTTKNLFIEGDNLDALKLLQESFLGKIKVIYIDPPYNTGNDFVYEDDFAESSADYLTRSGQKSETGDRLVANTEANGRFHSDWLSMMYPRLKLARGLLTDDGIIVASIGDDEHANLRLLLDQVFGPENFISDVVWQGGRKNDSRYVSNGADYMLIYARNEMHLSELGVRWREPKVGLDAALTKAASIWSTRQSEAEASLQWKAWLKSKKTAGEITDSVARYDQLQSETGRPMNTYGNITWPGRGGPTYEVLHPTTREPVSLPKTGWRFQKDEMDRRMAAGQIWFGSDETAIPRGISFLDETSEQVAISVFEQDRKAASTDMRNLMGEIAFENPKDRRVLARWLRLVTGAEKDAVVLDFFAGSGSTGHAVMSLNAADGGHRRYILVQLDEAVRHPDYDTIADVARERLRRAGAQVQRETGLEGADLDVGFRSLRVATTNMADTLTTADDLVQAALSEAVGSVKPDRTDEDLLFQVLLDWGLDLGEPIAVEDVAARRVLSVADGALIACFAEKVTDAVVREIATRHPLRAVFLDAGFATDAARINAEQIFREVSPETDVKAI; this is translated from the coding sequence GTGGACAAGCTCAAGATGCACTCACCGGACCTGACTCAGCGCAACATCGAGCAGATCGCCGAACTGTTCCCCACTGTCGTTACTGAGACCCTCGACGCCGACGGGAACCCGGCCCGGGCGGTCGACTTCGATGCCCTCCGCCAGGAGCTCTCTGATCACGTCGTCGAGGGCCCCCAGGAGCGCTACCAACTTGACTGGCCCGGAAAGCGCGCCGCGGCCTTCGCCGCCAATGCGCCAATCGCCAAGACGCTGCGCCCGATGCGCGAGGAGTCCGTCGACTTCGATACCACCAAGAACCTCTTCATCGAGGGCGACAACCTCGACGCACTAAAACTTCTTCAGGAGTCCTTCCTCGGCAAGATCAAGGTCATCTACATCGACCCGCCATACAACACTGGCAACGACTTCGTCTACGAGGATGACTTCGCTGAATCGAGCGCCGACTACCTCACTCGCTCGGGCCAGAAGTCGGAGACTGGGGACCGCCTCGTCGCGAATACCGAGGCGAACGGGCGCTTCCACTCCGACTGGCTCAGCATGATGTACCCACGGCTGAAGCTGGCGCGTGGCCTGCTGACCGACGACGGCATCATCGTAGCTTCGATCGGAGACGACGAGCACGCTAACCTCCGCCTACTCCTCGATCAGGTCTTCGGCCCCGAGAACTTCATCTCAGATGTCGTCTGGCAGGGCGGCCGTAAGAACGATTCCCGCTACGTTTCCAACGGGGCCGATTACATGCTGATCTACGCGAGGAACGAGATGCACCTCAGCGAACTCGGTGTGCGGTGGCGCGAGCCCAAGGTTGGGCTCGATGCGGCGTTGACGAAAGCCGCCTCCATATGGTCGACCCGTCAGAGCGAAGCGGAGGCTTCGCTCCAGTGGAAGGCCTGGCTTAAGAGCAAGAAGACCGCCGGCGAGATCACCGACTCGGTGGCGCGGTACGACCAGCTCCAGTCCGAAACCGGACGACCGATGAACACCTACGGCAACATCACGTGGCCTGGCCGAGGCGGACCCACGTACGAGGTTCTGCATCCGACGACGCGAGAACCGGTATCGCTGCCTAAGACTGGCTGGCGCTTTCAAAAGGACGAGATGGATCGCAGGATGGCGGCTGGCCAAATCTGGTTCGGCTCGGACGAAACGGCGATACCTCGTGGAATCTCCTTCCTTGACGAGACGAGCGAGCAGGTCGCGATCTCGGTATTCGAGCAGGACCGCAAGGCCGCGAGCACCGACATGCGCAATCTCATGGGCGAGATCGCCTTCGAGAATCCCAAGGATCGGCGTGTACTTGCGCGTTGGCTCCGTCTCGTCACCGGTGCGGAGAAGGACGCCGTTGTCCTCGACTTCTTCGCGGGCTCTGGTTCGACTGGCCACGCCGTTATGAGTCTCAATGCGGCAGATGGCGGACATCGCCGATACATCCTCGTCCAGCTTGATGAGGCGGTCAGACACCCGGACTACGACACGATCGCCGACGTCGCTCGTGAGCGCCTGCGCCGCGCCGGTGCACAGGTGCAGCGGGAGACGGGCCTGGAGGGTGCTGATCTTGACGTCGGCTTCCGATCGCTACGCGTGGCGACGACCAACATGGCTGACACGCTCACGACCGCGGACGACCTAGTGCAGGCTGCACTATCCGAGGCTGTCGGCAGCGTAAAGCCCGACCGCACCGACGAGGACCTGCTCTTCCAAGTGCTGCTCGACTGGGGGCTCGACCTCGGCGAGCCGATCGCGGTTGAGGACGTTGCTGCCCGACGGGTGCTTTCGGTCGCCGATGGCGCTTTGATTGCGTGCTTTGCCGAGAAGGTGACGGACGCCGTGGTGAGGGAGATCGCTACCCGCCACCCGCTGCGCGCTGTGTTCCTCGACGCGGGCTTCGCCACCGATGCGGCGCGCATCAATGCCGAGCAGATCTTCCGCGAGGTGTCGCCCGAGACCGACGTAAAGGCTATCTGA
- a CDS encoding nitrilase-related carbon-nitrogen hydrolase, with protein sequence MPTTRVAVCQYAIDIDDPAGTLERLRASVAEAADSQPQVIVFPELCTSGYVFHDIAEAQSRSEPVDGPTVQLFRELSLKHHAIVVGGFCERSDGERPFNSAAVVEDGEVLVVYRKTHLWDTEKLIFAAGDEPAPVVDTSVGKIAVMICYDAEFPEMVGSVARRGAQLVIAPSNWPAKHIPPGERSSEVIKAQAFAAVNHVFTLVCDRVGPERGVDWIGASVVCDVEGYPVAGPAEGKAVVLVANLDLDGALVKNVSANNDAFSDRRPNLY encoded by the coding sequence GTGCCCACCACCCGCGTCGCCGTCTGCCAGTACGCAATCGACATCGACGACCCTGCCGGCACGCTCGAGCGGCTCCGCGCCTCGGTCGCGGAAGCGGCTGACTCGCAGCCCCAGGTGATCGTGTTCCCAGAGCTCTGCACGAGCGGCTACGTCTTCCACGACATCGCGGAGGCACAGTCGCGGTCGGAGCCCGTCGACGGCCCGACCGTTCAGCTCTTCCGCGAGCTCTCGCTCAAGCACCACGCGATCGTCGTCGGCGGCTTCTGCGAACGCTCCGACGGCGAGCGCCCCTTCAACTCCGCCGCCGTCGTCGAGGACGGCGAGGTCCTCGTCGTCTACCGCAAGACCCACCTCTGGGACACCGAGAAGCTGATCTTCGCCGCCGGCGACGAGCCTGCGCCTGTGGTCGACACCAGCGTCGGCAAGATCGCCGTGATGATCTGCTACGACGCCGAGTTTCCCGAGATGGTCGGTAGCGTCGCCCGTCGCGGCGCCCAGCTCGTGATCGCCCCCTCCAACTGGCCGGCGAAGCACATCCCGCCGGGGGAGCGCTCCTCCGAGGTGATCAAGGCCCAGGCCTTCGCCGCGGTCAACCACGTCTTCACCCTCGTCTGCGACCGCGTCGGCCCCGAGCGCGGCGTCGACTGGATCGGCGCCAGTGTCGTCTGCGATGTGGAGGGCTACCCGGTCGCGGGTCCCGCGGAGGGCAAGGCGGTCGTCCTGGTCGCCAACCTCGACCTTGACGGTGCACTGGTCAAGAACGTTAGCGCCAACAACGACGCCTTCAGCGATCGCCGCCCCAATCTGTACTGA
- a CDS encoding type III restriction-modification system endonuclease — MKLQFKVQQYQTEAVDAVVDVFIGQPFADGVKYRIDPGKEAAQTMMEDAGLRNAEIALTPPQLTTNVHQVQRARGLELSKSLKDPVKKSVAPINLDIEMETGTGKTYVYIKTIMELHKRYGWSKYIVVVPSIAIREGVKKSFDITSEHFQQMYGTKPRTFVYNSARLHELERFSSDAGVQVMIINIQAFNATGKDARRIYEVLDDFQSRKPIDVIAANRPILIIDEPQKIEGDAKKPSKSLEALGLFNALYALRYSATHKIERTKVHRLDAVDAYNQKLVKKIAVRGITVKHLAGSTAYLYVDGLEVGKGANFPKARVELEVQTAQGIRRQVKRLSQGMNLHTVSGGIEAYKGLFIRDVDANRDVVELSNGDIIGAGEVTQDVAEDQKRRMQIREVIRAHLDKERELFAQDIKTLSLFFIDEVAKYRDFDRDDTLGEYARVFEEEYEAVLTDYLSQLDLDEATERYREHVQAILVRSTHEGYFSIDKKTGRAIDGKIAARGDFAGQSDDVDAYDLILRDKERLLSFEEPVRFIWSHSALREGWDNPNVFVMGMLKKSDNTTTRRQEIGRGLRLSVDQHGERMDNPVTVHDINELTVVTDESYTDFVTALQKEVIESLSARPRKASPDYFTGKQIKLADGSTSMVETALAQALYNHLIRHNYVDDDGFVTQVYKDARADGTLAAPTSEALKPIIDFAWPLVDALYLDVPRPADGRKPKKIPFNEANFKKREFQELWGRINHKAIYRVEFDSAELIANCVRALDKALTVTVMQYLVETGKQVVGLEVEQLEAGTGFKVSETKVEHSAVSAASTVKYDLLGEIAEKAQLTRRTCATILTSINPSTFAKFKQNPEQFITEAARLIKEQKATVIVEHLTYDSLDNRYDSSIFTENQTAQDLSKAGDKLKKSVYEYVVTDSKVERSFVEKLDVSDEVVVYSKLPRGFFIPTPVGNYNPDWAIAFRDDTTKIKHVYFVAETKGSMSSLQIKGVENAKIECARKFFASLNGKLDTDVQYDVVTDYTELMQLVMG; from the coding sequence ATGAAGCTTCAGTTCAAGGTCCAGCAGTACCAGACCGAGGCCGTCGATGCCGTCGTCGACGTGTTCATCGGGCAGCCGTTCGCCGACGGGGTGAAGTACCGCATCGACCCCGGCAAGGAGGCGGCGCAGACCATGATGGAGGACGCGGGCCTGCGTAACGCGGAGATCGCGCTGACGCCGCCGCAGCTCACGACGAACGTGCACCAGGTGCAGCGGGCGCGAGGTCTGGAGTTGTCGAAGAGTCTCAAGGACCCTGTCAAGAAGTCTGTCGCCCCAATCAATCTCGACATCGAGATGGAGACCGGCACGGGTAAGACCTACGTCTACATCAAGACCATCATGGAGTTACACAAGCGCTACGGGTGGTCGAAGTACATCGTGGTCGTGCCATCGATCGCTATTCGCGAGGGCGTGAAGAAGTCGTTCGACATCACCTCCGAGCACTTCCAGCAGATGTACGGCACCAAGCCACGTACCTTCGTCTACAACTCTGCGCGCTTACACGAGTTGGAGCGGTTCTCATCCGATGCGGGCGTGCAGGTGATGATCATCAATATCCAGGCCTTCAACGCCACCGGCAAGGACGCCCGCCGCATCTACGAGGTGCTCGACGACTTCCAGTCTCGCAAGCCTATCGACGTGATCGCCGCAAACCGCCCGATCTTGATCATCGACGAGCCACAGAAGATCGAGGGTGACGCGAAGAAGCCGTCGAAGTCGCTCGAGGCGCTCGGACTGTTCAACGCTCTGTACGCGCTGCGGTACTCGGCCACCCACAAGATCGAGCGCACCAAGGTGCACCGCCTCGACGCGGTCGACGCGTACAACCAGAAGCTCGTCAAGAAGATCGCGGTGCGTGGCATCACCGTGAAGCACCTGGCTGGCAGCACCGCCTACCTGTACGTGGACGGGCTGGAGGTCGGCAAGGGCGCGAACTTCCCGAAGGCGCGCGTCGAGCTGGAGGTACAGACCGCGCAGGGCATCAGGCGGCAGGTCAAGCGGCTGAGCCAGGGCATGAACCTGCACACCGTCTCCGGCGGCATCGAGGCGTACAAGGGCCTGTTCATCCGTGACGTCGACGCGAACCGCGACGTCGTCGAACTGAGCAACGGCGACATCATTGGAGCCGGCGAGGTCACTCAAGACGTGGCCGAGGACCAGAAGCGTCGCATGCAGATCCGCGAGGTCATCCGCGCCCACCTCGACAAGGAACGCGAGCTGTTTGCGCAGGACATCAAGACGCTGTCGCTGTTCTTCATCGACGAGGTCGCCAAGTACCGCGACTTCGACCGAGACGACACCCTCGGCGAGTATGCCCGCGTGTTCGAGGAGGAGTACGAGGCGGTGCTCACCGACTACCTCAGCCAGCTCGACCTCGACGAGGCCACAGAACGCTACCGCGAGCACGTCCAAGCGATCCTGGTGCGGTCGACGCACGAGGGCTACTTCTCGATCGACAAGAAGACCGGGCGAGCGATCGACGGCAAGATCGCCGCTCGGGGTGACTTCGCAGGCCAGTCGGACGACGTGGACGCCTACGACCTGATCCTCAGGGACAAGGAGCGGCTCCTCTCCTTCGAGGAGCCCGTGAGATTTATTTGGTCGCACTCGGCGCTACGCGAGGGCTGGGACAATCCGAACGTGTTCGTGATGGGCATGCTCAAGAAGAGCGACAACACCACCACGAGGCGGCAGGAGATCGGCCGCGGCCTTCGCTTGTCGGTCGACCAGCACGGGGAGCGGATGGACAACCCCGTCACCGTGCACGACATCAACGAACTGACCGTCGTCACCGACGAGTCCTACACCGACTTCGTCACCGCGCTCCAGAAGGAGGTAATCGAATCGCTGTCGGCCCGCCCGCGCAAGGCGAGCCCGGACTACTTCACCGGCAAGCAGATCAAACTTGCCGACGGCTCGACGAGCATGGTGGAGACGGCGCTCGCGCAGGCGCTGTACAACCACCTCATCCGCCACAACTACGTAGACGACGACGGCTTCGTCACCCAGGTGTACAAGGACGCCCGCGCCGACGGCACCCTCGCCGCGCCGACGTCGGAGGCACTCAAGCCGATCATCGACTTCGCTTGGCCGCTCGTGGACGCGCTCTACCTTGACGTCCCCAGGCCGGCCGACGGCCGCAAGCCGAAGAAGATCCCGTTCAACGAGGCCAACTTCAAGAAGCGTGAGTTCCAGGAGCTGTGGGGCCGCATCAACCATAAGGCCATCTACCGAGTCGAGTTCGATTCAGCCGAGCTGATCGCGAACTGCGTCCGCGCGCTCGACAAGGCCCTCACTGTCACCGTTATGCAGTACCTTGTTGAGACAGGAAAGCAGGTCGTCGGCCTCGAAGTCGAGCAGCTTGAAGCTGGCACGGGGTTCAAGGTCTCGGAGACCAAGGTCGAGCACTCGGCGGTATCGGCGGCTTCCACCGTCAAGTACGACCTGCTCGGTGAGATCGCCGAGAAGGCACAGCTCACTCGCCGAACCTGCGCCACGATCCTCACGAGCATCAACCCGAGCACGTTCGCGAAGTTCAAGCAGAACCCCGAGCAGTTCATCACCGAAGCCGCCCGCCTCATCAAGGAGCAGAAGGCGACGGTCATCGTCGAGCACCTCACCTATGACTCGCTCGACAACCGGTACGACTCCTCGATCTTCACCGAGAACCAAACCGCGCAGGACCTGTCGAAGGCAGGCGACAAGCTCAAGAAGAGCGTCTACGAGTACGTCGTCACCGACTCAAAGGTAGAGCGATCGTTCGTCGAGAAGCTCGACGTCAGCGACGAGGTCGTCGTCTACTCGAAGCTGCCACGCGGGTTCTTCATCCCCACCCCAGTAGGTAATTACAACCCCGACTGGGCGATCGCCTTCCGCGACGACACGACGAAGATCAAGCACGTCTACTTCGTCGCCGAAACCAAGGGTTCGATGTCAAGCCTTCAAATCAAGGGCGTCGAAAACGCCAAGATCGAATGCGCCCGCAAATTCTTCGCGTCCCTCAATGGGAAGCTCGACACGGACGTCCAGTACGACGTCGTCACCGACTACACCGAGCTGATGCAGCTCGTCATGGGATAG
- a CDS encoding DUF262 domain-containing protein, with product MSFETPKSPLSDYLSWTTSGRLQLPDFQREYKWEDERIRSLLVTVLRGHPMGALMLLETGSDQVRFKPKPVSGTSVASSTEPKLLLLDGQQRLTSLTQALTGDGVVQHQG from the coding sequence ATGAGCTTTGAGACGCCGAAGTCACCGCTCTCGGACTACCTGAGCTGGACGACCAGCGGGCGGCTACAACTCCCCGACTTTCAGCGCGAGTATAAGTGGGAGGACGAGCGCATCCGGTCACTGCTTGTGACCGTTCTCCGTGGCCACCCCATGGGAGCCCTTATGCTGTTGGAGACCGGTAGCGATCAAGTGCGCTTCAAGCCGAAGCCTGTGAGTGGCACGAGCGTAGCCTCGAGCACGGAGCCTAAACTCCTGCTGCTGGACGGCCAGCAGCGGTTGACGTCGCTGACTCAGGCCCTTACTGGAGACGGAGTCGTTCAACACCAAGGATGA
- a CDS encoding LacI family DNA-binding transcriptional regulator: protein MVTSHDVARLAGVSQPTVSRALRDSPKVSVLTRQRVREAATALGYVPSDTGRALSVGRTHRVGLLVTDLANQFYTHTIAPMHHALESLGYQLVLLTEEGDSDRVADRLLSTSLDGALLATTATDSLLPVRLRDRGLPFVYFNRRATTIEADSVEVEARSGMRELTERILDLGHTRVGAVLGPVNASTASNRELVLRERLALRGLELPDELAHRGDFDFETGFSGARRLLELDEPPTVIVCANDVVAYGAFNAARSLGRDVPGEVSIVGFDDLPETRWPLLQITTVAFDLEAMARRGAQLLVDRMRAGADEPYRHEWFPSHLVERATLGPVPVR from the coding sequence TTGGTCACCAGCCACGACGTCGCCCGGCTGGCCGGGGTCAGCCAGCCGACGGTGTCGCGCGCGCTCAGGGACAGCCCCAAAGTCTCGGTGCTCACCCGCCAGCGGGTCCGCGAGGCGGCGACCGCCCTCGGCTACGTCCCCAGCGACACCGGCCGCGCGCTCTCGGTCGGGCGCACGCACCGTGTCGGGCTGCTCGTCACCGACCTGGCCAACCAGTTCTACACGCACACGATCGCGCCGATGCACCACGCGCTGGAGTCGCTCGGCTACCAGCTCGTGCTCCTCACCGAGGAGGGCGACTCCGACCGCGTCGCCGACCGGCTGCTCTCCACCTCGCTCGACGGCGCCCTGCTCGCCACCACCGCGACCGACTCGCTGCTGCCCGTGCGCCTGCGCGACCGCGGCCTGCCCTTCGTCTACTTCAACCGCCGCGCCACGACGATCGAGGCCGACTCGGTCGAGGTCGAGGCGCGCAGCGGCATGCGCGAGCTGACCGAGCGCATCCTCGACCTCGGTCACACGCGCGTCGGCGCCGTGCTCGGTCCGGTGAACGCCAGCACCGCGTCCAACCGCGAGCTCGTGCTCCGCGAGCGGCTCGCGCTGCGCGGGCTGGAGCTCCCCGACGAGCTCGCCCACCGCGGCGACTTCGACTTCGAGACCGGCTTCAGCGGCGCCCGTCGGCTCCTGGAGCTCGACGAACCGCCTACGGTCATCGTCTGCGCCAACGACGTCGTCGCGTACGGCGCCTTCAACGCCGCCCGCTCGCTCGGGCGCGACGTGCCCGGGGAGGTGTCGATCGTGGGTTTCGACGACCTGCCCGAGACGCGCTGGCCCCTGCTGCAGATCACCACCGTCGCCTTCGACCTCGAGGCGATGGCCCGCCGCGGCGCCCAGCTCCTCGTCGACCGCATGCGCGCCGGCGCCGACGAGCCCTACCGCCACGAGTGGTTCCCCAGCCACCTCGTCGAGCGCGCGACCCTGGGTCCGGTCCCCGTCCGCTGA